Proteins from a genomic interval of Plasmodium reichenowi strain SY57 chromosome 13, whole genome shotgun sequence:
- a CDS encoding patatin-like phospholipase, putative — protein sequence MVKNVYIYFVYLVYLFHMFSLSLRMQKNIFKYITPLSNRFNLTKIRKLKLFRKEKQKKQVRVFNHVVNNYIGLDLFFTKLNNITSNHEKLNYINFLQQIVEDKAYEHLLFSNNYMRIIIYILNEKCLVIKKNEEKYDDLDYEIIYRILLIFKNLTRYKSFYHVILNDYTHKNKKISLLYTLMNILNEKNDFNNYSNNNFEKYKEYNSIFNYFTSFFKNAEDTKNYMTQDSSTELDSKMKNEEQQENEKKNEINKMKNKIYDIGRNILLKLKDEKLKVENKINSQYVRGSNHFTNETSTDLTSTKNQEDISLEEKKKSDDEYVDKDNYNTPENNFKHKHMNITDKNENNRDHLYDDTTQNDNISNVDDKKYINGIGKTRNVVIDQYNKENDITKNDTKELFLKKQSDILFVPFYFNKNTKDNILTSIIINFLNKKNIIVSKKKIKNVKGKGNILDHIGADYNCNNYFDIYENFVEDDKDILKYEKNNNMNTLNNNNSVQDINKEYKSYEDDQFEYEIEDEEEYSNDDDFNEKKEEDKKIYESKLDENDINIIFNEYKYETSKLKIYNENKTNSINMGLMILIRKNNVHTNTFVNMHHHNNNDIEKSINNKNQDSTNSMNYNEILSDKEYNKINDTNQIYEDIYVKSHDQIDRKETDNYVLNGFIKSNLDLLKPFHINDEDDTTTTTTNNNNYNNNNNYSNYNNYSNNNNYSNNYSSNNNMIRSECLDISNNTCIDIKSPYLNFVLLKNYIESLFTHINLNDYFTNKLLKLLYEILIENKNSIIYNLYYYTILKDENIKKVTHILSKNVKNNLNKANTTLLLRIFYILCFQKSFYINTARHYKTNEKYAYLYKNIAKYIQDIKEGQFIKQLQKQEDIIECLKNLSHFFENKYKNQNSFYISDVNKDQYLYEKKIFKKKLNNIYNRHFICEYKDLIIIRKTNIILKSLGVNMYDLYNDIIFLDREKKTHEYLMKENYSQKNIINYINDVFFNILNKFKNLFTYQYKEEPSLNATTNKNTNSNNLFNENRNQTNKLKTDNNVSKDDNQIKYMENKNNISALDKKSDQNVNNNNNNNNNNNNNLNSNMNSHSNNFKNNSDFISSSNEGLVKKENRTVIYNLNNKEYISFDKFKNIVIDLKKKKKRKLRILCLDGGGIRGLLSIEILKYINSNLNKNIFEYFDIICGTSTGAIISILIGLEKAHLNEIEFLYNLLINKIFQKDTYAVRNTRYLLKHSYYDSNILNNILNSFFKNIKMFHYNSDFFTPYVFTVSTQMNITPLQPVILKNYNGNLYKIRETNVMENNKIINYNNENNDENYDENNNTPYNYTNGSYDNNENVTQTNNSINSVYDTINDNNLDNNSNNDIHINQNISNVSIYKSFYNIFVKYVLRCTTAAPGFFNFFSFDNNIYADGAICFNNPTLLSLNELKIIFYNYINRKKTSFMDKLKCYFFHKNNSNDNEKNKPKDVINMNDYIDCIVSIGTGKFKPKVINELNENKSYDTFLRWDVLLKQIVYSITNTELTHDICNNLLDKNKYFRFNCFINNIKLDETSPEIIMKLKQIGKRYFEDHKYNQQKLIRLINILEDKEELKKYEEKKRKYIWNDLYNNSIKSKISNFIFNNNKLNSDSSFMNNSFLLSKNNHINNSQTENRKDSLKKNPFSDTKDNDNIDTNNNNKKKKLIPPYLNFNFNLMEEGDKFDLNNIEEILDMINKNNNSFTKNNTSSSTSSSGFINYFTKLFSNNNLFLEKLESVNKSNIFNRNKNEKNNYVNVIPNTGIRILLNEIYFILLKKNLYFHTDEYNNLTYMNNNDDDLNIDRMITYDNKNAPNISSTKDTDTDINLTNDNLKNENQTEQNLTQKNQTEQNQTEQNQTEQNQTEQNQTEQNQTEQKQTNDNQSKKSDEYIKDNKNKTMEDDLNLSCITDHEGTDKNINDGTFFSENQNDEQKNYSESTHNTSDNLIDDELIHSDNTVNLTNNPNINKNRNSKFKTDSNQGNYEFFNSEHNSDNKKITILDLLRCFFFKKET from the coding sequence atacacacaaaaataagaaaatatcTTTATTGTATACCcttatgaatatattaaatgaaaagaacgattttaataattatagcAATAACAACTTTgagaaatataaagaatacAATTCAATATTTAACTATTTTACTTCCTTCTTTAAAAATGCAGAGgatacaaaaaattatatgacGCAAGACAGCTCAACTGAATTAGATTcgaaaatgaaaaatgaGGAGCAACAAgaaaatgagaaaaaaaatgaaataaataaaatgaaaaataagatatatgatataggcagaaatattttattaaaattaaaagacgaaaaattaaaagtagaaaataaaataaattcaCAATATGTTAGAGGATCTAATCATTTTACTAATGAAACATCAACAGATCTTACATCGACGAAGAATCAAGAGGATATATCattagaagaaaaaaaaaaaagtgatGATGAATATGTGGATAAAGATAATTACAATACACcagaaaataattttaaacaTAAACATATGAACATTAcagataaaaatgaaaacaaTCGGGATCatttatatgatgataCCACACAAAATGACAATATAAGTAATGTggatgataaaaaatatataaatggtATAGGAAAAACAAGAAATGTAGTAATAGatcaatataataaagaaaatgacATTACAAAAAATGACACAAAAGagttatttttaaaaaaacaatcAGATATATTGTTTGttccattttattttaacaAAAACACAAAAGATAATATTCTAACAAGTATCATAATTAACTTTctaaataagaaaaatataatcgtgagtaagaaaaaaattaaaaatgtgAAAGGAAAAGGAAATATCCTTGATCATATAGGAGCGGATTATAATTGTAACaattattttgatatatatgaaaattttgTAGAGGATGATAAggatattttaaaatatgaaaaaaataataatatgaatacattaaataataataattcagtacaagatataaataaggaATATAAATCTTATGAAGATGATCAATTTGAATATGAAATTGAAGATGAGGAAGAATATTCAAATGATGATGattttaatgaaaaaaaagaagaagataaaaaaatatatgaaagTAAATTGGATGAAAATGatatcaatattatttttaatgaatataaatatgaaacatctaaattaaaaatatataatgaaaataaaacaaattcGATTAACATGGGATTGATGATATtaataaggaaaaataaTGTCCATACAAATACTTTTGTCAATATGcatcatcataataataatgatatagaaaaatctataaataataaaaaccAAGATTCTACAAATAGTATGAATTACaatgaaatattatctgataaagaatataataaaattaatgatactaatcaaatatatgaagatatatatgtaaagTCACATGATCAAATAGATAGAAAGGAAACAGATAATTATGTATTGAATGGATTTATAAAATCAAATTTAGATTTGTTAAAACCTTTCCATATAAATGACGAAGATGAcactactactactactactaataataataattataataataataataattatagtaattataataattatagtaataataataattatagtaataattatagtagtaataataatatgataagGTCTGAGTGTCTAGatatatcaaataatacttgtattgatataaaaagtccatatttaaatttcgttttattaaaaaattatatagaaTCCTTAtttacacatataaatttgAACGATTATTTTACTaacaaattattaaaattactatatgaaattttaatagaaaataaaaattccataatatataacctatattattatactatcttaaaagatgaaaatataaaaaaagtcACACACatattatcaaaaaatgtaaaaaataatttaaataaagcTAATACAACTCTTCTTttaagaatattttatattctgTGCTTTCAAAAAtccttttatattaatacagCTAGGCATTACaaaacaaatgaaaaatatgcatacttatataagaatattgCCAAGTATATTCAAGATATTAAAGAAGGACAATTTATTAAACAATTACAAAAACAAGAAGATATTATAGAATGTCTAAAAAATTTATCacatttttttgaaaataaatataaaaatcaaaattCCTTTTACATTTCAGATGTAAACAAAGatcaatatttatatgaaaagaaaatttttaagaagaaattaaataatatatataataggCATTTCATATGTGAATATAAAgatttaataattataagaaaaacaaatattattttaaaatcattaggtgttaatatgtatgacctatataatgatattattttccttgatagagaaaaaaaaacacatgaatatttaatgaaagaaaattatagtcaaaaaaatataatcaattatataaatgatgtattttttaacattcttaataaatttaaaaatttgtTTACATATCAATATAAGGAAGAACCGTCTTTAAATGCCacaacaaataaaaatactaatagtaataatttGTTCAATGAAAATAGAAACCAgacaaataaattaaaaacagataataatgtttcaaaagatgataatcaaataaaatatatggagaataaaaataatatctCTGCATTAGACAAAAAATCAGAtcaaaatgtaaataataataataataataataataataataataataatcttaatagtaatatgaatagtcatagtaataattttaaGAATAATAGTGATTTTATATCATCTTCCAATGAAGGGCTTGTAAAGAAAGAGAATAGAActgttatatataacttaaataataaagaatacATAAGTTTtgataaatttaaaaatatagtaatagatttaaaaaaaaagaaaaaaaggaaattaCGAATTTTATGTCTAGATGGAGGAGGTATAAGAGGATTATTATCcatagaaatattaaaatatattaatagtaatttaaataagaatatttttgaatattttgatataaTTTGTGGTACAAGTACAGGAGCTATTATATCTATTTTAATAGGTTTAGAAAAAGCTCACTTAAATGAAAttgaatttttatataatttattaataaataaaatatttcaaaagGATACATATGCTGTAAGAAATACCAGATATTTATTGAAACATTCATATTATGATTCAAATATactaaataatatattaaattctttttttaaaaatattaaaatgtttCATTATAATTCTGATTTTTTTACACCATATGTATTTACTGTATCTACACAAATGAATATAACGCCTTTGCAACCagttatattaaaaaattataatggaaatttatataaaataagagAAACCAATGTGATGGAAAAcaacaaaattataaattataataatgaaaacAATGATGAGAATTATGATGAGAACAATAATACACCATATAATTATACTAATGGTAGTTATGATAATAACGAAAATGTTACACAAACGAATAACAGTATAAATAGTGTATATGATACAATAAATGATAACAATttagataataatagtaataatgatatacatataaatcaaaatataagtaatgttagtatatataaaagtttctataacatatttgttaaatatgtattaagATGTACTACGGCTGCTCCTGgattttttaatttcttttcattcgataataatatatatgctGATGGAGCtatatgttttaataaCCCAACATTATTAAGTTTAAATGAACTAAaaattatcttttataattatataaataggAAAAAGACATCTTTTATggataaattaaaatgttatttttttcataaaaacaattcaaatgataatgaaaaaaacaaaCCAAAAGatgttattaatatgaatgatTATATTGATTGTATTGTAAGTATTGGTACAGGTAAATTTAAACCCAAAGTTATAAATGAActaaatgaaaataaatcatatgATACATTTTTAAGATGGGATGTTTTATTAAAGCAAATTGTATATTCAATAACAAATACAGAACTTACACAtgatatatgtaataatttattagataaaaataaatattttagaTTTAATTgctttattaataatattaaattagACGAAACATCTCCtgaaattattatgaaattaaaacaaattGGAAAAAGATATTTTGAAGACcataaatataatcaacaaaaattaatcagattaataaatattttggaagataaagaagaattaaaaaaatatgaagaaaaaaaaaggaaatatatatggaatgatttatataataattctatTAAATCGAAAATCTctaatttcatttttaataataacaaattGAATTCTGATTCTTcttttatgaataattcTTTCCTATTAtctaaaaataatcatataaataatagcCAAACAGAAAATCGAAAAgattcattaaaaaaaaatcctTTCAGTGATACAAAAGATAATGATAACATtgatacaaataataataataagaagaaGAAGTTAATTCCTccatatttaaattttaattttaatcTTATGGAAGAAGGCGATAAATTTGATCTGAACAATATTGAAGAAATATTAGATATgataaataagaataataattccTTTACTAAAAATAATACTTCTTCTTCAACTTCTTCTAGTggttttattaattatttcaCCAAGCTATTTTCTAACaataatttatttcttGAAAAATTAGAGAGTGttaataaaagtaatatattcaatagaaacaaaaatgaaaaaaataattatgttaaTGTTATTCCCAACACAGGTATTAGAATATTACTCAAcgaaatatattttatacttttaaaaaaaaatctttattttcatacggatgaatataataaccTTACATATATGAATAACAATGATGATGATCTAAATATAGACAGAATGATAacatatgataataaaaatgcACCAAATATTTCTTCAACAAAGGATACTGATACAGATATAAATCTAACAAATGACAACctaaaaaatgaaaatcaAACAGAGCAAAATCTAACACAGAAAAATCAAACAGAGCAAAATCAAACAGAGCAAAATCAAACAGAACAAAATCAAACAGAACAAAATCAAACAGAACAAAATCAAACAGaacaaaaacaaacaaatgataatcaaagtaaaaaatcagatgaatatataaaagataataaaaacaaaacaatGGAAGATGATCTTAATTTAAGTTGTATTACTGACCATGAAGGAACAgacaaaaatattaatgatgGAACATTTTTTAGTGAGAATCAAAATGATGAACAGAAAAACTATTCTGAAAGTACACACAATACATCAGATAATTTAATTGATGATGAACTTATCCATTCGGATAATACAGTAAATTTAACAAACAATccaaatataaataaaaacagAAACTCAAAATTTAAAACAGATAGCAACCAAGGGAAttatgaattttttaattctgAACATAATTCggataataaaaaaattactaTATTAGACTTATTAAgatgtttcttttttaaaaaagaaacataa